From Plasmodium chabaudi chabaudi strain AS genome assembly, chromosome: 12, the proteins below share one genomic window:
- a CDS encoding iron-sulfur assembly protein, putative (term=annotation;date=20110729;qualifier=added_gene_name=SufA;curatorName=ucb@sanger.ac.uk;~term=annotation;date=20150820;qualifier=added_GO:0020011;curatorName=ucb@sanger.ac.uk;~;query 1-8; ~;query 9-31; ~;query 32-179; ~;query 157-157;GPI_cleavage_site_score=0.64599997;~tmhmm; query 1-180; ~pfam_scan;Pfam:PF01521.16; E()=1.1E-14;score=54.4;query 70-175;description=Fe-S_biosyn;~iprscan;InterPro:IPR000361 : HesB/YadR/YfhF;Pfam:PF01521; score=5.9E-15;query 70-175;description=FeS cluster biogenesis;~iprscan;InterPro:IPR035903 : HesB-like domain superfamily;Superfamily:SSF89360; score=1.12E-21;query 69-168;description=HesB-like domain superfamily;~iprscan;InterPro:IPR016092 : FeS cluster insertion;TIGR_TIGRFAMS:TIGR00049; score=1.3E-29;query 70-179;description=FeS cluster insertion protein;~iprscan;InterPro:IPR017870 : FeS cluster insertion, C-terminal, conserved site;Prosite:PS01152; score=1.0;query 160-177;description=FeS cluster insertion, C-terminal, conserved site): MFIKYYKMIINIFLFLFAVTINVSNSLRYTGISSYICTPNRYSSNNVMDRTFISRLNVVDESIKNNEHIIKLTDNAKNKIKQLATEAEDKNLILKLCVENGGCKGLKYKLNPIKKEEIEDDDYIQQFDELKFILSIDSTSVICIYNNILDYSNDLINGGFKFINPNATKKCGCGKSFNV; encoded by the exons ATGTTTATCAAATATTACaagatgataataaatatttttttgtttttgtttgCTGTAACAATAAATGTTTCCAATAGCTTAAGATACACCGGTATTAGCTCATACATATGTACTCCTAACAGATATAGTAGTAACAATGTAATGGATAGGACATTTATTAGCAGGCTTAATGTTGTAGATGAATCAATTAAAA acaatgaacatataataaaattaactgATAAtgctaaaaataaaataaaa CAATTAGCAACTGAAGCTGAAGACAAAAACTTGATATTGAAATTGTGTGTAGAAAATGGGGGGTGTAAAGGATTGAAATACAAATTGAATCCAATAAAAAAg GAGGAGATTGAAGATGATGACTACATCCAGCAGTTTGacgaattaaaatttattttatctataGATTCTACTAGCGTTATTTGCAtttataacaatatattaGATTATAGTAATGACTTAATTAATGGTGGATTCAA gTTTATAAATCCAAATGCAACGAAAAAATGTGGATGTGGAAAATCCTTTAATGTCTAA